From the genome of Rhizobium oryzihabitans:
TGCCCCATCACGCGCGGAAGACCGCGCTGTTTTGCCCAGCGTCCATTGCCATCCATGATGATGGCGACGTGCTCGGGTATGGAGGAACGTGTCGTCGTCGGCATATCGATCCAGTAACAGGCAGTGCGGAATTAAAACGAATAAAATACAGGTCTATCGCAAGCGATATCAGACCTGCATGATTTCCTTTTCCTTCTCGCCAAGCAAGCGGTCAATTTCCGAAATCGTGTCGTCGGTCATTTTCTGGACCTTTTCAGACTGGCCACGGCTTTCGTCCTGACCGATGTCACCGTCCTTTTCGGCTTTTTTCAGACCATCCATGCCGTCACGACGAACATGGCGAATCGCCACCTTGGACTTTTCGGCATAATCATGGGCCACCTTGACGAGCGATTTGCGGCGCTCTTCGTTGAGCTCGGGCAGCGGAATTCTGAGGTTCTGGCCGTCAACGATCGGGTTGAGGCCGAGATTGGATTCGCGGATCGCACGGTCGACGGCGTTGACCATCGACTTGTCCCAGATATTGACGCCGAGCATGCGCGGCTCCGGAACGGTGATGTTTGCGACTTGGTTGAGCGGTACGCGCGAGCCATAGGCCTCGATGGTTACCGGATCGAGAATGTTGGCCGAAGCACGGCCGGTGCGCAGCGATGCGATATCGCTCTTGAACGCATTGATGGCGCCATCCATGCGGCGCTTGATATCGTTGAGGTCAATACCACTCATCTTGATACTCCATCTCTGTCGGCCGTTCCGGCCGGAATTCGCCCCGAGGGGCGGCATCTTTTCTTGATTACTTGTCGTGCACGATGGTCTTGCGGCCACCGCCGGTCAATATCTGCGCGAAACCGCCCTTCTCGTGGATCGAGAAAACGATGATCGGGATGTGGTTTTCGCGGGCAAGCGCGACAGCCGCGATATCCATGACCGCGAGACCCTTACCGAGCACTTCGCTATGGGTCAGCTCGTCGAAACGGGTGGCTGTCGGATCCTTCTTCGGATCGGCCGAATAGATGCCGTCCACCTGGGTGCCCTTGAAGATGGCTTCCGCGCCCATTTCCGCGGCGCGCAGCGCTGCGGCGGAATCGGTGGTGAAGAAGGGGTTGCCCGTGCCGCCGGCAAAAATCACCACGCGACCCTGTGCGAGATGATGAAGAGCTGCGCGCTGCGAGAAGCTCTCACAGATTTCAGGCATGGCGATTGCGGACAGAACGACGGTGTCGATGCTGAGCTTGCGCAGCGACGTTGCGAGCGCCAGCGCGTTGATGACGGTGGCCAGCATGCCCATGTGGTCGCCGGTGACGCGGTCGCCACCCTTGGAGGCCACGGCGACGCCGCGGAAAATATTGCCGCCGCCGACGACGACGCCGACTTCAACGCCCATCGCCCTTGCTTCGGCGATATCGGAGGCAATCCGGTCGGCCACCGCCACATCGATGCCGAAACCCTGATCGCCCATGAGGGCTTCACCGGAAGCCTTGAGAAGAACACGTTTGTAGATCGGCTTGGAAGACATCATGACTCCTCGGAAATGTAACCGAAACGCGGATACACGAAGGGCACCGCGTTGTCACGCGATGCCCTCCCGTTTTCCCAAGATTGGGTAAATATAATCAGCCCTTGGCGACTGCGGCGACTTCTGCTGCGAAATCGCTTTCTTCCTTCTCAACGCCTTCGCCGAGCAGCAGGCGAACCATGCCCGTCACTTCGATGGCGGCGCCGGCTTCCTTTTCGGCTTCCTTGACGGCAGCGCCGACAGTGATGTCCGGGTTGATGACGAAAGCCTGCGACAGAAGAGCGACCTCTTCGAAGAACTTGCGCATGCGGCCATCAACCATCTTTTCGATGATGGCTTCCGGCTTGCCGGATTCGCGGGCCTGTTCGATGAAGACGTTACGCTCGCGCTCAGCAACGGCGGCGTCGACTTCTTCAGCGCGGATGGCGAGCGGGTTGGTCGCAGCAATGTGCATTGCAACCTGGCGGCCGATGGAGTTCAGGACAGCCTTGTCGCCAACCGACTTCAGGGCAACGAGAACACCGAGCTTGCCGATGCCGTCGCCGGCAGCATTGTGGATGTAGGTCGCGACAACGCCGTGCTCGACTTCGAGCGCAGCCGAACGGCGCAGCGTCATGTTTTCGCCGATGGTGGCGATGGCGTCCTTGATGCTGTCTGCAACGGACTTGCCGGTTGCCGGATAGGTGGCAGCGGAAACAGCGTCAACGGTGCCGTTGGTGGTGAGGGCAACCTGGGCGATACCGCGGATAAGGTCCTGGAACGCATCGTTACGGGCAACGAAGTCGGTTTCGGAGTTGAGTTCGACAACAACAGCCTTGTGACCCATGGTGGCAACGCCGACCAGACCTTCGGCAGCCGTACGGCCAGACTTCTTGTCGGCCTTTGCGATGCCCTTGGCGCGCAGCCAGTCGATCGCCGCTTCCATGTCGCCATTGGTTTCAGCAAGAGCCTTCTTGCAGTCCATCATGCCTGCGCCAGACTTTTCGCGCAGTTCCTTCACCATTGCGGCTGTGATTTCGGTCATTGTTTGCCTCTTATCGGTTCGATCGGTCAGCCGGCGGAATTTGCCGTGCCGAAGTTCTGGGTGATGACTGTACCCGGCCGCACACCCTTTGAAACCGGAGAGGATTTCAGGAAAGGGGCATGCGCATTCCCAAGTGCTGCGGCGTCTCCATACATCGGAATGATGGGTGCCGCCGAAGTGTGACAGCGTTATGAAGACTGCCTTGCGTTTCAACCACGTCAGACGCCAGCGGTTTCCTAAAAACGTAGCGGAGCGCTTGAAACGAACAAGGCCGTCAACCCATTGAAGGTCTTTGACGGCCTTGTCATATCCTGGTCGAGGAGACGGCGATCAAGAAATCGCCGCCAGACAGGGCCTAAATCAGGCGCCAGCCTCGTCTTCGAGAGCGGGCTCGATCGGAGCTTCTTCAGAAGCGCCGATGTCGCGGCCGGAAGCGCCCTGCTGACGGGCAATACCGTCGATGGCAGCACGGGCAATCAGGTCGCAGTAGAGCGAGATGGCGCGCGATGCGTCATCGTTACCCGGGATCGGGTAGTCGATGTGATCCGGATCGCAGTTGCTGTCGATGATCGCAACGACCGGAATGCCAAGACGCTTGGCTTCTTCGATCGCGATCTTTTCCTTGTTGGTGTCGATGATGAACATCAGGTCCGGAACGCCGCCCATATCGCGGATACCGCCGAGAGCCTTTTCAAGCTTTTCGCGCTCGCGCTCAAGGTTCAGGCGTTCCTTCTTGGAGTAGCCGGAAGCTTCCGAGTTCAGGATCTCGTCGACCTTGCGCAGGCGCTGGATCGAGTTGGAGATGGTCTTCCAGTTGGTCATCATACCGCCAAGCCAGCGGGAGTTGACGTAGTACTGGGCCGAACGCTTCGCGCTGTCGGCGATGATTTCGGACGCCTGACGCTTGGTGCCAACGAACAGAACGCGGCCGCCGCGAGCGACGGTGTCGGACACGACCTGAAGGGCGCGCGACAGCATCGGAACGGTCTGAGCCAGGTCGATGATGTGGATGTTGTTACGGTCGCCGAAGATGTACGGCTTCATCTTCGGGTTCCAGCGGTGCGTCTGGTGGCCGAAGTGAACACCAGCTTCCAGAAGCTGGCGCATAGAAAAATCGGGCAATGCCATGCCTTGTTACTCCTTTTCCGGTTTAACCCCCGCGAAGCGAACAGCACCGATTTTCATCGATACCACCGGGCGGAACGAACCGGATTTCTCCCGGAACATCCCAAGCTTCGCGTGTGGAATGGTGAGCCGCATACAGTCGCCCGCGTGAAAATGCAAGCATTTATGCGAAAAAACCGCAGAAACAGCCGCCTTTCAGCGGACAGGCTTGTTTTCGCAGGTTTCGGGCTTGAGAATATCGAGCTTCGCAAGCTTTCCCGTCAGAACGAAATCGCCGTAATCCATCGTCAGGTCGCGGGTGATTCCGTTTTCATAAAGCTTGAACGACATGCGGTAGATCGGCAGCGCGTCCGTACCCGTCTTGTCGTTGTAATAGGCGATGGTCACCGGCCAGAATGCAGCCTTGGCGAAATCGCCCGCCTTGCCGGCCTCGGCGTCGCCATCCTTCGGCATCTGCGACTTGCCGACCAGCGTTGAGGTGATCAGGCTTTCGTCGCCATCATCCGAACCATCGAAAATGCGGGATTCGAAGATGCGCTTTCCCTGTCTGGCATGCTCGATGACCTGGACCATATGTTCCGTCGGAAATTCGCTGGCGACGAGACTGACCTGACGGGCGTCCGGGCGGGTCAGATCCACCTTCACGCCCTCACTGCTGTCGACTGCGGCCCCCTGCACTTCCTTGTCCAGCTTGTCGTCCGTGTAGGACTTGGTCTCGAAGGTGAACTTCTTTGCTGTCAGGTCTTCGAAGGTCGTCGTCTGCTGGTCGGTCATGCGGACCGCGTCGCCGGTGTTGATCTGCGTCACGAAACGGAAGTCCGTCTTGTAGCCCTGACAGGCGGAGCCGGTGAATTCATAGACCATGCGGCCCGTCATGCCCTCGATGCCGGAGCGGTCGGACGCATCCTTGAGTTCGAGATCATAGATGGCGCGGTGCGCAACGAGATCCGGAACCGTGACGGGCAAGGCATTGGCAGCGTTCGACAGGCCGGTCATAAGCCCTGTTGCGGCAACG
Proteins encoded in this window:
- the pyrH gene encoding UMP kinase, which codes for MSSKPIYKRVLLKASGEALMGDQGFGIDVAVADRIASDIAEARAMGVEVGVVVGGGNIFRGVAVASKGGDRVTGDHMGMLATVINALALATSLRKLSIDTVVLSAIAMPEICESFSQRAALHHLAQGRVVIFAGGTGNPFFTTDSAAALRAAEMGAEAIFKGTQVDGIYSADPKKDPTATRFDELTHSEVLGKGLAVMDIAAVALARENHIPIIVFSIHEKGGFAQILTGGGRKTIVHDK
- the tsf gene encoding translation elongation factor Ts, with translation MTEITAAMVKELREKSGAGMMDCKKALAETNGDMEAAIDWLRAKGIAKADKKSGRTAAEGLVGVATMGHKAVVVELNSETDFVARNDAFQDLIRGIAQVALTTNGTVDAVSAATYPATGKSVADSIKDAIATIGENMTLRRSAALEVEHGVVATYIHNAAGDGIGKLGVLVALKSVGDKAVLNSIGRQVAMHIAATNPLAIRAEEVDAAVAERERNVFIEQARESGKPEAIIEKMVDGRMRKFFEEVALLSQAFVINPDITVGAAVKEAEKEAGAAIEVTGMVRLLLGEGVEKEESDFAAEVAAVAKG
- the rpsB gene encoding 30S ribosomal protein S2 produces the protein MALPDFSMRQLLEAGVHFGHQTHRWNPKMKPYIFGDRNNIHIIDLAQTVPMLSRALQVVSDTVARGGRVLFVGTKRQASEIIADSAKRSAQYYVNSRWLGGMMTNWKTISNSIQRLRKVDEILNSEASGYSKKERLNLEREREKLEKALGGIRDMGGVPDLMFIIDTNKEKIAIEEAKRLGIPVVAIIDSNCDPDHIDYPIPGNDDASRAISLYCDLIARAAIDGIARQQGASGRDIGASEEAPIEPALEDEAGA
- a CDS encoding cell envelope integrity EipB family protein, which encodes MFVRTLGFVAATGLMTGLSNAANALPVTVPDLVAHRAIYDLELKDASDRSGIEGMTGRMVYEFTGSACQGYKTDFRFVTQINTGDAVRMTDQQTTTFEDLTAKKFTFETKSYTDDKLDKEVQGAAVDSSEGVKVDLTRPDARQVSLVASEFPTEHMVQVIEHARQGKRIFESRIFDGSDDGDESLITSTLVGKSQMPKDGDAEAGKAGDFAKAAFWPVTIAYYNDKTGTDALPIYRMSFKLYENGITRDLTMDYGDFVLTGKLAKLDILKPETCENKPVR
- the frr gene encoding ribosome recycling factor, whose amino-acid sequence is MSGIDLNDIKRRMDGAINAFKSDIASLRTGRASANILDPVTIEAYGSRVPLNQVANITVPEPRMLGVNIWDKSMVNAVDRAIRESNLGLNPIVDGQNLRIPLPELNEERRKSLVKVAHDYAEKSKVAIRHVRRDGMDGLKKAEKDGDIGQDESRGQSEKVQKMTDDTISEIDRLLGEKEKEIMQV